The Bubalus bubalis isolate 160015118507 breed Murrah chromosome 16, NDDB_SH_1, whole genome shotgun sequence genome window below encodes:
- the LOC112579591 gene encoding olfactory receptor 5B2-like: MENSTEVTGFILLGLSSAPELRSLLCIMLTLIYLVTLVGNLGMITLILLDSHLHTPMYFFLSNLSLVDFGYSSAVTPKAVAGLLIGDKFISYSACAAQMFFFVAFATVENYLLASMAYDRYAAVCRPLHYTTTMTTSVCAHLAIGSYISGFLNACFHVGDIFSLTFCKSNTVHHFFCDVPAVLALSCSEKHISEVVLVFMSSFNVSFALLVILISYLFIFVNISKMHSAQGHQKALSTCASHFTAVSIFYGTVIFMYLQPSSRHSMDTDKVASVFYAMVIPMLNPVVYSLRNKEVKSAFKKVVEKTDLSTGLGLLTL, translated from the coding sequence ATGGAAAACAGCACGGAAGTGACTGGGTTCATCCTCCTTGGACTATCCAGTGCCCCCGAGCTGCGGAGCCTCCTCTGTATCATGCTCACTCTCATTTACCTCGTTACTCTGGTCGGAAACCTGGGAATGATCACACTGATTCTCCTGGACTCTCATCTGCACACTCCTATGTACTTTTTCCTCAGTAACCTGTCTCTGGTGGACTTTGGCTACTCCTCGGCTGTCACTCCAAAAGCTGTGGCTGGGTTACTTATAGGAGACAAGTTCATCTCCTACAGTGCATGTGCTGCTCAGATGTTCTTCTTCGTAGCCTTTGCTACTGTGGAAAATTACCTTTTGGCCTCAATGGCCTATGATCGCTATGCAGCCGTGTGCAGACCTCTGCATTATACCACAACTATGACGACAAGTGTTTGTGCACATCTTGCCATAGGCTCCTACATCTCTGGGTTTCTAAATGCCTGCTTCCATGTTGGAGACATATTCAGTCTTACTTTCTGTAAGTCCAACACGGTCcatcatttcttctgtgatgttCCAGCTGTCCTGGCTCTCTCTTGCTCTGAAAAACACATTAGTGAAGTGGTTCTTGTTTTTATGTCGAGCTTTAATGTCTCGTTTGCTCTTCTGGTTATACTGATTTCCTACCTGTTCATATTTGTAAACATCTCGAAGATGCACTCAGCTCAGGGTCACCAAAAGGCTTTGTCCACTTGCGCTTCCCACTTCACTGCCGTCTCCATCTTCTATGGGACTGTTATCTTCATGTACTTACAGCCCAGTTCCAGGCACTCCATGGACACAGACAAAGTGGCATCTGTGTTTTATGCCATGGtcatccccatgctgaaccctgtggtctacagcctgaggaacaagGAGGTCAAGAGTGCATTCAAGAAGGTAGTTGAGAAGACAGATTTATCTACAGGGCTGGGCCTTTTAACACTGTAG